A genomic segment from Mesotoga infera encodes:
- a CDS encoding type III pantothenate kinase codes for MLLLVDIGNTTTVFGLDNGRDIEAVWRLPSSRIETEDELFVILDGLLKSRGSFLSEISGICVASVVPRLNGSVNYFTKKYLSKSAVFVKADEFVSVGLNTDNPGEIGADRLANVIGARECYGANAIIIDVGTAITIDILKEGVFAGGAILPGPATAMSSLFSHTAKLPDVELFFEDHYFGTTTEDNLRIGIVNGTYFALQGIIGNIVKEFEEKPRIIGTGGDVNLFINESGFIEIEDPNLTLRGIRSYYYRVKSIEKNSTC; via the coding sequence ATGCTGTTGCTTGTAGACATTGGGAACACGACAACTGTTTTTGGACTTGATAACGGAAGAGACATAGAGGCGGTTTGGAGATTGCCTTCTTCTAGAATTGAAACAGAGGATGAGCTGTTCGTAATCCTAGACGGATTATTGAAGAGCAGGGGAAGTTTTCTCTCCGAGATAAGCGGAATTTGTGTCGCAAGCGTTGTTCCTAGACTAAATGGATCGGTGAATTACTTCACCAAAAAGTATCTGTCGAAATCCGCGGTTTTTGTTAAGGCCGATGAATTCGTTTCAGTTGGACTCAACACAGATAATCCTGGTGAAATCGGTGCTGACCGGCTGGCAAACGTAATTGGAGCCAGAGAGTGTTACGGAGCTAACGCGATAATCATTGACGTCGGAACCGCGATAACCATAGATATTCTTAAGGAAGGTGTCTTTGCGGGAGGAGCGATTCTTCCTGGACCGGCAACCGCAATGTCTTCACTTTTCTCTCACACTGCTAAGCTTCCTGATGTTGAGCTTTTTTTTGAAGATCACTACTTTGGAACTACTACAGAAGATAATCTGAGAATCGGTATTGTGAATGGAACCTACTTTGCTCTTCAAGGAATTATAGGCAACATAGTCAAGGAATTTGAAGAAAAACCGAGAATAATTGGGACCGGAGGCGATGTAAACCTCTTCATAAACGAAAGCGGGTTCATTGAAATCGAAGATCCCAACCTGACCTTGAGAGGCATAAGGTCTTACTACTACAGAGTGAAGTCAATTGAAAAGAATTCTACTTGTTGA
- the guaA gene encoding glutamine-hydrolyzing GMP synthase: protein MDRIAVIDFGSQYSLLLARRIREIGVLCTVESPDSFELEKDIKGVILSGGPQSVYEDGSAGFPEQLKFLSVPILGICYGMHLLAKEVGGVVSRGVKGEYGLTSVLFENSCFKSVPSEITTWMSHGDEVTELPDGCQIMARSRNGTIAGFTDGKNIALQFHPEVHHTQFGKELLEEFVIEICKASREWKISDIADEKVKKIQRIVGDQRVVGGLSGGVDSTVAATITSRAIGERFTGIFVNHGLMRKNEEIEVPEALRKLGINVEVVDASKEFFHELERIVDPEDKRKVIGRTFIRVFEREAGRLNASFLLQGTIYSDVIESGAASRSGEKIKSHHNVGGLPENMSLELLEPLRELFKDEVRNLGHSLGIDKFLISRQPFPGPGLGVRIIGEVTSEKVQILKEVDSIFMEVLGESGELDKIWQSFSVLLPVSSVGVKGDKRSYGYVVALRAVNSSEGMTASWYELPHTVLRQASSRITSEVKEIGRVVFDITDKPPATIEWE from the coding sequence ATGGATAGAATAGCTGTTATCGACTTCGGATCTCAATATTCTCTACTTCTGGCAAGAAGAATTCGAGAGATCGGCGTTCTATGTACGGTAGAGAGCCCAGATAGCTTCGAATTAGAGAAGGATATCAAAGGCGTGATTTTGTCTGGTGGACCTCAAAGTGTTTATGAAGATGGTTCTGCAGGTTTTCCTGAACAACTCAAGTTCCTTTCAGTGCCGATTCTTGGAATATGCTACGGAATGCATCTCTTGGCCAAAGAAGTTGGAGGAGTCGTTTCGAGGGGAGTGAAAGGTGAGTACGGTCTTACGTCGGTCTTGTTTGAGAACTCTTGCTTTAAGAGCGTCCCAAGCGAAATTACTACTTGGATGAGTCACGGCGATGAAGTGACTGAACTGCCAGATGGATGCCAGATAATGGCGAGAAGTAGAAATGGGACAATTGCGGGATTCACAGATGGCAAGAATATCGCTCTCCAGTTTCACCCTGAAGTTCATCACACCCAGTTTGGAAAAGAACTTCTCGAAGAATTCGTGATAGAAATCTGCAAAGCATCACGCGAGTGGAAGATTTCTGACATTGCTGACGAGAAAGTAAAGAAGATTCAGAGAATCGTTGGCGATCAAAGAGTTGTCGGAGGGCTTTCAGGAGGAGTAGATTCAACAGTGGCGGCAACGATAACTTCGAGAGCAATCGGCGAGAGATTTACCGGGATTTTCGTTAATCACGGATTAATGAGAAAAAACGAAGAGATTGAAGTTCCAGAGGCCTTGAGAAAACTGGGAATAAATGTGGAGGTTGTTGACGCGTCGAAGGAATTCTTCCATGAGCTTGAAAGAATAGTTGACCCAGAGGACAAGCGAAAGGTCATTGGGCGGACGTTCATTCGAGTGTTTGAGAGAGAAGCAGGTAGACTGAACGCAAGCTTTTTGCTTCAGGGAACGATTTATTCGGATGTTATTGAATCCGGAGCTGCTTCCAGGAGTGGTGAGAAAATCAAGAGTCACCACAATGTCGGAGGTCTTCCCGAGAATATGAGCCTGGAATTGCTAGAGCCACTGAGAGAGCTCTTCAAAGATGAGGTGCGAAACCTCGGTCATTCTCTTGGAATAGACAAATTCCTGATCAGCAGGCAGCCATTCCCCGGTCCCGGTCTTGGAGTGAGAATAATCGGAGAGGTGACTTCGGAAAAAGTACAGATCTTGAAGGAAGTTGATTCTATTTTCATGGAAGTGCTTGGGGAATCGGGTGAACTTGACAAAATATGGCAGTCATTTTCTGTCCTTCTACCTGTATCCAGTGTGGGTGTGAAAGGAGACAAGAGATCGTACGGTTATGTAGTTGCTCTTCGGGCTGTTAACAGCTCAGAAGGTATGACCGCTTCTTGGTACGAACTTCCCCATACGGTTCTGAGGCAGGCTTCTTCAAGGATTACATCTGAAGTAAAAGAGATAGGCAGGGTCGTCTTCGACATAACTGACAAACCACCGGCTACGATTGAATGGGAATGA
- a CDS encoding tRNA guanosine(34) transglycosylase Tgt — protein sequence MVELKIRAKSTETRARTAVLATAHGEFETPVFMPVGTNGTVKGIWQEQLREMDSKIILGNAFHLFLRPGLDTLRCFGGLHNFMSWDRSILTDSGGFQVFSLPDRKITEEGVRFRSPLDGRSLFVTAELSMEIQEAIGSDIAMAFDECVEPSADKEYVRNSVRRTTNWARRFLRAHRKDRNQSLFGIVQGGFFNDLREESASEITAMDFDGFALGGLSVGEDFETTERVLSASVGLLPEDRPRYLMGVGSPELIMVAVESGVDMFDCVLPTRLGRHGAALTSGGRINLKSARSKHDKSPVDPKCTCKVCSTYNKAYIHHLFTRNEILGKILLSYHNVSFLMDFVKKIREAILEDRLSEFKEHCAETGLIQVGNLKTSEERLG from the coding sequence ATGGTTGAGCTGAAAATAAGGGCAAAGAGTACTGAAACAAGGGCGAGAACCGCTGTACTTGCCACTGCACACGGAGAGTTCGAGACACCCGTTTTTATGCCCGTAGGCACTAATGGAACGGTAAAAGGGATATGGCAAGAGCAGCTTCGTGAAATGGATTCAAAAATAATACTAGGCAACGCTTTCCATTTGTTTTTGCGTCCAGGACTCGACACTTTAAGATGCTTTGGCGGCCTTCATAATTTTATGTCGTGGGACCGTTCTATCCTAACTGACAGTGGCGGATTTCAGGTCTTTTCGCTCCCGGACAGAAAAATTACCGAGGAAGGAGTGAGATTTCGTTCGCCTCTTGATGGCAGAAGCCTTTTCGTTACCGCTGAACTATCAATGGAGATTCAGGAAGCCATAGGATCAGATATTGCCATGGCCTTTGACGAGTGCGTTGAACCAAGTGCAGACAAGGAATATGTCAGAAATTCAGTAAGACGAACCACTAACTGGGCGAGGAGATTTTTACGTGCTCACAGGAAGGATCGTAATCAGTCACTGTTCGGTATAGTCCAGGGCGGTTTCTTCAACGACTTGAGGGAAGAGAGTGCTTCGGAAATCACTGCTATGGATTTTGATGGCTTCGCCTTGGGCGGTCTGAGTGTTGGAGAAGACTTCGAGACAACCGAAAGAGTTTTATCTGCGTCAGTTGGCCTTTTACCCGAAGATAGGCCCAGATACTTGATGGGAGTAGGATCACCCGAACTGATTATGGTTGCAGTCGAAAGCGGTGTCGATATGTTTGATTGTGTTCTTCCTACAAGGCTTGGCAGACACGGGGCGGCACTGACCTCAGGTGGAAGAATCAACCTCAAGTCGGCAAGGAGTAAGCACGATAAGTCTCCAGTAGATCCGAAATGTACCTGCAAAGTCTGTTCGACTTACAATAAAGCATATATCCATCATCTGTTCACAAGGAACGAGATACTTGGCAAGATTCTGTTGAGTTACCACAATGTAAGCTTTCTAATGGATTTTGTGAAGAAGATCCGAGAGGCTATACTTGAAGATAGGCTGAGTGAGTTCAAAGAACATTGTGCTGAAACCGGTCTTATTCAAGTGGGCAATCTAAAGACTTCTGAAGAACGTTTGGGGTGA
- a CDS encoding formimidoyltetrahydrofolate cyclodeaminase, whose amino-acid sequence MDFCTLSVKDFLKKVAEKSATPGGGAVGAVVAALAASLGSMVANLTIGKKGYEDVEGHMESALEVFESESNYLCDLMNRDIQAFDQVMSAYKLPKTTDDEKNTREMKVQQALKTAIEVPFDLARRCKNIIVNVERLAKWGNSNVLSDAESGAHLLLAVYRIAKANVMINMKSLKDPDYGAWINDEMSQLEKQIDASYDKIIEIIGKRNG is encoded by the coding sequence ATGGATTTTTGCACATTATCGGTTAAAGATTTTTTGAAGAAAGTTGCTGAGAAGTCTGCAACTCCAGGAGGAGGTGCTGTAGGAGCAGTAGTTGCTGCCCTTGCAGCTTCGTTAGGATCAATGGTCGCAAATCTGACCATTGGGAAAAAGGGCTATGAAGATGTCGAGGGACATATGGAGTCAGCCTTAGAGGTTTTCGAATCGGAAAGCAACTATCTTTGCGACTTGATGAACCGAGATATTCAGGCTTTTGACCAAGTAATGTCTGCGTATAAGCTTCCGAAAACCACAGACGATGAGAAGAACACAAGAGAAATGAAAGTCCAACAAGCTTTAAAGACAGCAATAGAAGTGCCTTTCGATCTTGCCAGGCGATGCAAGAATATTATTGTGAATGTGGAAAGACTTGCCAAGTGGGGGAATTCAAATGTTCTTTCGGACGCCGAAAGTGGAGCCCACCTTCTCCTAGCTGTCTACAGGATTGCAAAAGCCAATGTTATGATCAATATGAAGTCTCTGAAGGACCCCGACTATGGCGCCTGGATAAACGATGAAATGAGTCAGCTCGAAAAACAGATTGATGCTTCTTACGATAAGATAATCGAGATTATCGGAAAGCGTAATGGTTGA
- the deoC gene encoding deoxyribose-phosphate aldolase gives MLGTLIEREVRRYKEEYSPMRKELPEKLNIAKFIDHTLLKADATPKMVKQLCDEAIRFEFWSVCVNSGYLPIVNDSLGGSSVKKTVVIGFPLGQASREAKASEASWAVHNGADELDMVMNVGLLKAGEYESVFDDIVKVVESARGKPVKVIIETSLLNEEEKVAACVIARQSGAEFVKTSTGFSTGGATTNDVSLIKFVVGDTCRVKASGGIKSREDALEMIAAGANRIGTSSGIKIVSGESEGNQGGY, from the coding sequence ATGCTTGGAACATTAATCGAAAGGGAAGTTAGAAGGTACAAAGAAGAGTATTCTCCAATGAGAAAAGAGTTGCCGGAGAAACTCAACATTGCCAAATTCATTGACCACACTTTGTTGAAGGCCGATGCAACTCCCAAAATGGTAAAACAACTGTGTGATGAGGCTATCAGATTTGAATTCTGGAGTGTCTGTGTTAATTCTGGATATCTCCCCATAGTGAATGACTCACTTGGAGGAAGCAGTGTAAAGAAGACCGTTGTCATCGGGTTTCCTTTGGGGCAGGCATCAAGAGAAGCAAAAGCTTCCGAGGCATCATGGGCTGTACATAATGGAGCAGACGAGCTTGATATGGTAATGAATGTAGGTCTGCTGAAGGCAGGAGAGTACGAAAGCGTATTTGATGACATAGTCAAAGTGGTAGAATCAGCACGAGGCAAACCAGTTAAAGTAATCATCGAAACATCTCTGCTTAATGAAGAGGAAAAAGTTGCTGCCTGTGTAATCGCCAGGCAGTCGGGTGCTGAGTTTGTCAAGACTTCAACCGGCTTTTCAACCGGAGGAGCAACGACAAACGATGTTTCCTTGATCAAGTTTGTTGTCGGAGACACCTGTAGAGTCAAAGCCTCCGGCGGTATCAAATCAAGAGAAGACGCTCTGGAAATGATTGCTGCCGGAGCTAACAGAATTGGTACTAGTTCTGGGATAAAAATCGTTTCTGGTGAATCAGAGGGCAATCAGGGGGGTTATTGA
- a CDS encoding HDIG domain-containing protein, with product MIPREEAMKLVKDNMHSKNLIKHVLATEAVMKALAKELGQDQEVWAMAGLLHDLDYEFTKDNFEEHGKKTVEMLESRDLSDDIRDAILAHCEKKERGKLIEKAIYAADPVTGFIVAAVLIRRGSKLSDIDVDFLLNRYKEKSFARGASRDQMASCTELGMTLEDFLSLSLKAMQEISEDLGL from the coding sequence ATGATCCCAAGGGAAGAGGCAATGAAGTTAGTAAAGGACAACATGCACTCCAAGAATCTGATTAAGCATGTTCTTGCCACTGAGGCGGTGATGAAAGCCCTGGCGAAAGAACTGGGACAAGATCAAGAAGTCTGGGCCATGGCAGGACTTCTTCACGATCTTGACTACGAATTCACTAAGGACAACTTTGAAGAACACGGTAAAAAGACAGTTGAGATGCTTGAGAGCAGGGATTTGTCGGATGACATTAGAGATGCGATTCTTGCCCATTGTGAAAAGAAGGAAAGGGGAAAACTTATAGAAAAGGCAATTTATGCAGCCGACCCGGTAACTGGATTCATAGTGGCTGCTGTCTTAATAAGGAGAGGTAGTAAACTATCAGATATCGATGTGGATTTTCTCCTGAACAGATATAAGGAGAAATCATTCGCCAGGGGTGCCAGTAGAGATCAAATGGCGAGTTGTACTGAACTGGGGATGACTCTCGAGGATTTCCTATCTCTTTCTCTGAAAGCAATGCAAGAAATATCAGAAGATCTCGGTTTGTGA
- a CDS encoding JAB domain-containing protein yields MPRERLLKYGAGSLSNSELIAILLRTGAKGKGVVQLSEELLDHYGSLTALLSAEVAELMTAKGLGTAKAVCLKAALELGQRIFREMTEKTKVRLDEPQGVYYLCNDMAFMDRETVRVISLDTKLNYRGLNTVSVGILDSSLLHPREVYKPAISRTAAAIILVHNHPSGDPSPSKEDEGITSKIRDAGETLGIRMLDHVIIGTGKYYSFAAGRVFEAEVADNDPKGRGNEVSKGQHALQESD; encoded by the coding sequence ATGCCTAGAGAAAGGCTTCTAAAGTATGGTGCAGGTTCTCTTTCGAACAGCGAACTAATCGCTATCCTTCTCAGAACTGGAGCAAAGGGGAAAGGGGTAGTCCAATTAAGTGAAGAGCTTCTCGATCATTATGGTTCTCTCACGGCGCTTCTGTCTGCGGAAGTTGCGGAACTAATGACTGCAAAAGGTCTTGGAACGGCAAAAGCAGTCTGCCTTAAGGCAGCACTAGAGCTTGGACAGAGAATTTTCAGGGAGATGACGGAAAAGACAAAAGTGCGGTTGGATGAACCTCAGGGAGTTTACTATCTCTGCAATGACATGGCTTTCATGGACCGAGAGACTGTCAGAGTAATTTCTCTTGACACTAAACTGAACTACAGAGGATTAAACACAGTTAGTGTGGGAATATTGGATTCCTCTCTTCTTCACCCGAGAGAGGTTTACAAACCCGCCATATCCAGAACAGCTGCAGCGATAATTCTTGTCCATAATCATCCATCTGGCGACCCTTCTCCAAGTAAAGAAGATGAAGGGATTACTTCAAAGATTAGAGACGCTGGAGAAACACTCGGAATTAGGATGCTGGATCACGTTATAATAGGAACCGGAAAGTACTACAGTTTTGCAGCTGGAAGAGTTTTCGAAGCGGAGGTGGCAGATAATGATCCCAAGGGAAGAGGCAATGAAGTTAGTAAAGGACAACATGCACTCCAAGAATCTGATTAA
- the maf gene encoding septum formation protein Maf has protein sequence MARLILGSSSPRRKELLQLLGVTFEVVPPEGIVERLSERFSEVELSELSYRKAENVYCRNPDAVIVGADTVVVLDGLVLGKPSSVQAAYEMLTALSGKTHSVYTSVSVLSEENEVTFVEKTDVTFREMPKKVLKEYSASGISLDKAGAYGIQDYGATFVKRISGDFYNVMGLPIGRLWEELHSRGVI, from the coding sequence TTGGCCAGATTGATACTTGGTTCATCTTCTCCAAGGAGAAAAGAGCTGCTTCAGTTGCTTGGAGTTACCTTTGAGGTAGTTCCGCCAGAAGGAATTGTAGAAAGGCTCTCTGAGCGATTCTCAGAAGTGGAGCTATCAGAGCTTTCTTACAGGAAGGCTGAAAATGTATATTGCAGGAACCCCGATGCGGTAATTGTGGGAGCGGACACTGTCGTAGTCCTAGATGGATTGGTGCTTGGAAAACCGTCTTCAGTTCAGGCAGCCTACGAAATGCTCACAGCTCTTTCTGGCAAGACTCACTCTGTCTACACATCAGTGTCAGTTTTGTCGGAAGAAAACGAGGTTACTTTCGTTGAAAAAACAGACGTAACGTTTCGAGAAATGCCAAAGAAAGTGCTTAAGGAGTACTCAGCAAGCGGTATCTCGCTTGACAAAGCTGGGGCATACGGTATCCAAGACTATGGTGCCACTTTCGTAAAGCGCATCTCGGGTGACTTCTACAATGTTATGGGGCTTCCCATAGGAAGACTTTGGGAGGAACTTCATTCACGGGGGGTAATCTGA
- a CDS encoding Gx transporter family protein gives MEARRITALSMLIAIGSVLYLLESLIPFPLPVPGGRWGFSNLVLIIALAGMPLGDIFVLSIGKSLIGGLLTGRLATPGFLMGITGSLSSGAVMWLLNRTERFGLVGISLAGASASNLTQLLVAYALIVKSMEIVFLYPYMLVMGSISALINAYIAFEVIRRMGDDFWPD, from the coding sequence ATGGAAGCGAGAAGAATCACCGCACTGTCGATGTTAATTGCGATAGGTTCTGTTCTCTATCTTCTTGAAAGCCTCATACCGTTTCCTCTACCGGTTCCAGGTGGAAGATGGGGCTTTTCTAATCTTGTCTTAATTATCGCACTGGCAGGCATGCCTCTCGGCGACATTTTTGTGCTTTCTATTGGAAAAAGCCTAATAGGAGGTCTGTTAACGGGTAGACTTGCAACTCCCGGTTTTTTGATGGGAATTACGGGTTCTCTCTCTTCCGGAGCGGTAATGTGGCTCTTGAACCGGACCGAAAGGTTTGGTCTGGTGGGTATAAGTCTTGCGGGCGCCTCGGCAAGTAACTTGACACAGTTGCTAGTCGCGTATGCGTTGATAGTGAAGAGTATGGAAATAGTATTCCTTTACCCTTATATGCTAGTCATGGGATCGATTTCTGCGCTGATTAATGCCTATATTGCATTCGAAGTTATACGAAGGATGGGTGATGATTTTTGGCCAGATTGA
- a CDS encoding NusG domain II-containing protein — protein MKLLTRYDILIVFGLITAVLLLALTRDRGSSFAEVYHDGRLIRTVNLKVDSEFSLAVGMLIKVEKGKISVIDSDCPDKLCVLQGAVDSPNIPIVCVPNRIVIKIPSGRTEVDVITQ, from the coding sequence ATGAAACTACTAACCAGATATGATATTTTGATTGTCTTTGGACTCATTACAGCAGTGTTGCTTCTCGCACTGACGCGAGATAGAGGTTCGTCTTTTGCCGAAGTGTACCATGACGGAAGGTTAATAAGGACGGTCAATCTGAAAGTAGACTCAGAGTTTTCGCTTGCAGTAGGTATGCTAATTAAGGTCGAGAAGGGAAAGATCTCAGTCATTGATTCAGATTGTCCTGATAAACTGTGTGTCTTACAGGGAGCAGTAGATAGCCCAAATATCCCAATCGTTTGCGTTCCTAATAGAATAGTCATAAAGATCCCCTCGGGCAGAACAGAAGTGGACGTAATCACTCAATAA
- a CDS encoding FAD:protein FMN transferase has protein sequence MPRRNPSHLLRSRTIVYAVLLVSAVVLLILIFFRQKPLEYYDRTEYLLGTYVTVRVSSSKMSPVTLAEAAIAEIERIDEKFGSRRDGMIAELNRSGELQNIDKETSFLIKSALEIAKNTSGAFDPTLYELTKLWGFDDESSEKRIPSEKEIEEALASTGFSRITFAEESEYVSLADGATLDLGAIAKGYAVDMAIAKIKALDKGATGFIDAGGDIGVIGPKYGSRPWIVGVRDPRGESVQDVIEYIYLYDGAVATSGDYERFFVEDNVRYHHILDPETGYPSRNGVISATVIGRSAMLADAYATAAFVIGMEPGVTFLPRFGALVFLVMEDMSTFKSPGFEVYQER, from the coding sequence GTGCCAAGAAGAAATCCCAGTCATCTTCTGAGAAGCCGGACAATTGTTTATGCAGTGCTTCTGGTTTCTGCCGTTGTGTTGCTGATATTGATTTTCTTCCGGCAAAAACCCCTGGAATACTATGACAGAACAGAGTATCTTCTCGGAACTTACGTTACCGTTAGGGTCTCTTCTTCAAAAATGTCTCCAGTTACACTTGCGGAAGCTGCCATAGCGGAAATAGAAAGGATTGACGAGAAATTCGGAAGCAGACGCGATGGAATGATTGCAGAGCTCAACAGAAGCGGTGAACTTCAGAATATAGATAAGGAGACAAGTTTTCTCATTAAATCTGCTCTCGAAATTGCAAAGAACACTTCCGGTGCCTTTGATCCGACACTTTATGAACTGACCAAACTCTGGGGTTTTGACGATGAATCATCTGAAAAAAGGATTCCCTCCGAGAAAGAAATCGAAGAAGCTCTTGCATCGACTGGCTTTTCCAGAATCACTTTTGCTGAAGAGTCGGAATATGTATCATTGGCAGATGGAGCAACGCTAGATCTCGGAGCGATTGCAAAGGGATACGCAGTAGATATGGCTATTGCCAAGATCAAAGCTCTTGACAAGGGAGCGACTGGCTTCATTGATGCTGGCGGAGACATTGGCGTAATCGGTCCGAAGTACGGAAGCAGACCGTGGATAGTCGGTGTGAGAGATCCAAGAGGGGAGAGTGTCCAAGACGTAATTGAGTATATCTATCTATATGATGGTGCTGTGGCTACTTCGGGGGACTATGAAAGATTCTTTGTAGAAGACAACGTTCGTTACCACCACATTCTCGATCCAGAAACGGGATACCCATCCCGAAACGGGGTTATTAGCGCAACAGTTATTGGTAGAAGCGCCATGCTTGCAGACGCCTATGCGACTGCCGCCTTTGTGATTGGAATGGAGCCGGGCGTAACATTCTTGCCGAGATTTGGAGCACTCGTTTTTCTAGTAATGGAAGATATGAGTACTTTTAAGTCGCCGGGTTTTGAAGTCTATCAGGAGCGATGA
- the amrS gene encoding AmmeMemoRadiSam system radical SAM enzyme — translation MKPAVYFDEYGEDDGLQCLLCPRHCIIRPNQVGFCGVRKNVDGMLYSLNYGQLTSIAVDPIEKKPLYHFFPGEKILSVGSWGCNLKCDFCQNWEISKQRPKTVKRVMPQQLIQIALERESQGIAFTYNEPIVSFEFILDTSRAAAKEGIYSVLVTNGVIDEEPMDLLSQSVRAMNIDLKGWNDDFYINEIGTEKRNVLRSIETAKRVGTHLELTTLIIPGKNDSTEEMREEARWISELSEDIPLHINRYHPSYKSEIPPTPPESLTVLAEAAKEYLRYVYVGNVNLPGLSDTICPHCGNLLIERKGMRSSVVGIDEKGRCNKCQEEIPVIF, via the coding sequence TTGAAACCGGCCGTGTATTTCGACGAATATGGTGAAGATGATGGGTTGCAGTGTCTGCTTTGTCCAAGGCACTGCATAATTAGACCTAATCAGGTAGGTTTTTGTGGTGTTAGAAAAAATGTTGACGGAATGCTCTATTCGCTGAATTACGGTCAACTGACTTCGATAGCGGTAGATCCTATCGAGAAGAAGCCCTTGTACCACTTCTTCCCTGGGGAGAAGATACTTTCGGTGGGATCTTGGGGATGTAATCTTAAGTGCGATTTTTGCCAGAACTGGGAGATATCAAAGCAGCGACCGAAGACCGTGAAGCGGGTAATGCCTCAACAGCTTATTCAGATCGCGCTTGAGAGGGAGTCACAAGGGATTGCATTTACTTACAATGAACCGATTGTCTCTTTCGAGTTCATTCTAGACACTTCAAGGGCAGCAGCCAAAGAGGGTATATACAGTGTCCTGGTTACTAACGGAGTTATCGATGAGGAACCTATGGATCTTCTTTCTCAGTCGGTTAGGGCAATGAATATTGATCTGAAGGGTTGGAACGATGACTTCTACATAAATGAAATTGGAACGGAGAAGAGAAATGTTCTAAGATCAATAGAGACGGCAAAAAGGGTAGGAACACATTTGGAATTAACAACATTGATAATTCCTGGTAAGAATGATTCCACCGAAGAGATGAGAGAAGAGGCAAGATGGATATCGGAACTTTCTGAGGATATCCCTCTCCATATAAACAGATATCATCCTAGCTACAAAAGTGAAATACCTCCGACTCCGCCTGAATCTTTGACAGTGCTTGCAGAAGCAGCAAAGGAGTATTTGAGATACGTGTACGTTGGAAACGTGAACCTTCCCGGTCTCTCCGATACTATTTGTCCTCACTGCGGGAACCTGCTAATCGAGAGAAAAGGCATGCGGAGTTCAGTGGTTGGGATAGACGAAAAAGGAAGGTGCAACAAGTGCCAAGAAGAAATCCCAGTCATCTTCTGA
- the amrA gene encoding AmmeMemoRadiSam system protein A has product MSYSEPVRIARFAIGEYFQKRAAVEVPAWVSYEFTSRRAGCFVSLHTLAGLLRGCIGTIFPVEENVACEIIQNAISAASRDPRFPPVEADEFCDLELSVDILSLPEKATVSDLDPKKFGVVVSLGYRKGVLLPDLEGVNTVQQQLEIALKKAGIGGWEDYNISRFSVERYH; this is encoded by the coding sequence TTGTCTTATTCCGAACCTGTTAGGATTGCAAGATTCGCAATAGGCGAATACTTTCAGAAGCGTGCTGCTGTTGAAGTCCCCGCGTGGGTATCTTACGAATTTACCTCCAGAAGAGCGGGTTGCTTTGTATCCCTGCACACTCTGGCTGGATTACTCAGAGGTTGTATAGGAACGATATTCCCCGTGGAAGAGAATGTTGCATGTGAGATAATTCAGAACGCGATTTCTGCTGCCAGTAGAGATCCACGGTTTCCCCCTGTGGAAGCAGATGAGTTCTGTGATTTGGAATTGTCTGTGGATATTCTTAGTCTGCCAGAAAAAGCAACCGTTTCAGACCTCGATCCAAAAAAGTTTGGGGTTGTGGTTTCTCTGGGATACAGAAAAGGAGTTCTGCTGCCTGATCTGGAGGGGGTAAATACTGTCCAGCAACAGCTTGAAATCGCACTGAAGAAAGCTGGTATTGGTGGATGGGAGGACTACAACATTTCCAGGTTTTCAGTTGAAAGGTATCACTGA